From the Brassica napus cultivar Da-Ae chromosome A8, Da-Ae, whole genome shotgun sequence genome, one window contains:
- the LOC106424105 gene encoding UDP-galactose/UDP-glucose transporter 7, whose product MEVQPEMEPTSSISLIAAVSYGIASMAMVFINKAVIMQYPHSMTVLTLQQLATSLLIHCGRRMGYTRARGIDLATAKKLLPVSIFYNANVAFALASLKGVNIPMYIAIKRLTPLAVLIAGYLFGKGKPTTQVALSVLLTAAGCVIAALGDFSFDLFGYGLALTSVFFQTMYLVLVEKSGAEDGLSSIEIMFYNSFLSLPFLSFLIIVTGEFPNSISLLLAKCSYLPFLVMLVLSLVMGIVLNFTMFLCTIVNSALTTTIVGVLKGVGSTTLGFVLLGGVEVHALNVSGLVVNTAGGVWYSYAKYRQKKAKPAKTLSDLEAHKK is encoded by the exons ATGGAGGTTCAACCCGAGATGGAGCCCACCTCGTCCATTAG TTTAATCGCAGCTGTTTCTTATGGCATTGCTTCAATGGCAATGGTCTTCATCAACAAAGCTGTCATCATGCAGTATCCACACTCCATGACTGTTCTTACACTACAG CAACTGGCGACTTCTTTGCTTATACACTGTGGCAGACGAATGGGGTACACAAGAGCCAGAGGAATCGATTTGGCTACTGCGAAAAAGCTTCTTCCTGTTTCGATCTTCTACAATGCTAATGTTGCATTTGCTCTTGCTAGCTTGAAAGGAGTCAATATTCCTATGTATATTGCTATTAAGAGACTCACTCCACTCGCTGTTTTGATTGCTGGTTATCTCTTTGGTAAAGGCAAACCGACTACTCAG GTTGCTCTATCTGTACTACTGACGGCTGCAGGTTGTGTGATTGCCGCTCTTGGAGATttctcttttgatcttttcGGGTATGGTTTGGCTTTAACATCTGTCTTCTTCCAG ACCATGTACCTCGTGCTGGTGGAGAAGTCTGGAGCAGAAGACGGGCTTTCCTCGATAGAGATAATGTTCTATAACAGCTTCCTTTCCCTCCCATTCTTGTCCTTCCTCATCATAGTTACAGGCGAATTCCCAAACTCTATATCGCTTCTACTCGCAAAG TGTTCTTACTTGCCCTTCTTGGTGATGCTTGTTCTTTCACTGGTTATGGGCATTGTCCTCAACTTCACCATGTTTCTTTGCACCATTGTGAACTCTGCACTAACAACAACCATCGTTGGTGTCCTCAAAGGCGTTGGTTCCACT ACGCTCGGTTTTGTCCTCTTGGGTGGTGTTGAAGTACATGCTCTCAACGTGTCCGGTTTGGTGGTCAACACAGCTGGTGGTGTGTGGTACTCTTATGCCAAGTACCGGCAGAAAAAGGCTAAACCGGCTAAGACATTGTCTGATTTGGAAGCTCATAAAAAATGA